One Glycine max cultivar Williams 82 chromosome 3, Glycine_max_v4.0, whole genome shotgun sequence DNA window includes the following coding sequences:
- the LOC100787011 gene encoding uncharacterized protein — protein sequence MAMALDAALWIVKMTWIALSGWISSCLTVADEFASSLRSGDIGPFHVG from the coding sequence ATGGCAATGGCACTAGACGCAGCACTCTGGATCGTGAAGATGACATGGATTGCTCTCAGTGGCTGGATTTCTTCTTGTTTAACTGTCGCTGACGAATTCGCCTCTTCTCTACGCTCTGGCGATATTGGCCCCTTTCATGTGGGTTGA
- the LOC100787548 gene encoding uncharacterized protein isoform X3, with amino-acid sequence MSSGSVRRVSRQDIQLVQNLIERCLQLYMSQKEVVETLLAQAKIEPGFTELVWQKLEEENEEFFKAYYARLVLKQQIMQFNKLLDQQVQLMQLHSSAVASLPMSNGSHIPAVTSLPNSNGSHIPAIPENPACYTSDRTQTSLKPENMQHAVDSRLSNVFNNGGSSLHTSMPAAVDMSVHGNRINGPASVLSAQSANMGLIQGMNGGGMIKSEPGYSGCSPYMFSTEGNVLETRPTIGGASVTSFTNVESNSHSLNEAVLDPDTSSFGFLGQIPRNFSLSDLTADFSQSSDILETYSRSPFLATDNENFLDRGEQVDNNRLDSISEGLSYEDFGSE; translated from the exons ATGTCGAGTGGATCCGTGAGACGGGTTTCCCGTCAAGATATTCAGTTG GTGCAAAATCTCATAGAACGATGTCTACAACTGTATATGAGCCAGAAAGAAGTTGTGGAAACACTACTAGCTCAAGCAAAAATAGAGCCTGGTTTCACTGAACTAG TTTGGCAAAAgcttgaagaagaaaatgaagaattcTTCAAGGCTTATTATGCAAGGTTGGTTTTGAAGCAGCAAATAATGCAATTCAACAAATTGCTGGATCAGCAAGTGCAATTAATGCAGTTACACTCAAGTGCTGTTGCATCACTACCTATGTCTAACGGGTCACATATCCCTGCAGTGACATCACTACCTAACTCTAATGGGTCACATATCCCTGCAA TACCTGAGAATCCAGCATGCTACACTTCAGACCGAACCCAAACAAGTTTGAAGCCAGAAAATATGCAACATGCTGTTGATTCCAGATTATCTAATGTGTTTAATAATGGCGGTTCATCATTACATACAAGTATGCCTGCTGCAGTTGATATGTCTGTTCATGGCAATAGGATTAATGGCCCTGCTAGCGTGCTTTCTGCTCAAAGCGCAAACATGGGTCTGATACAAGGAATGAATGGTGGCGGAATGATCAAATCTGAGCCTGGATATTCTGGTTGTTCTCCTTATATGTTTAGTACTGAAGGAAATGTCCTGGAGACACGCCCAACTATTGGTGGTGCTTCAGTTACGTCATTCACTAATGTCGAGTCCAACTCACATTCTCTGAATGAGGCAGTCCTAGATCCAGACACTTCTTCATTTGGATTTCTGGGGCAGATTCCCAGAAATTTTAGCCTTTCAGATCTGACTGCTGATTTTTCTCAGAGTTCTG ATATACTGGAGACCTATTCTAGGTCACCCTTCCTAGCTACGGATAATGAGAACTTCCTTGACAGAGGAGAACAAG TAGACAACAATAGGCTGGACTCCATATCAGAAGGCTTGAGTTATGAAGACTTTGGGAGTGAGTGA
- the LOC100787548 gene encoding uncharacterized protein isoform X1 — MSSGSVRRVSRQDIQLVQNLIERCLQLYMSQKEVVETLLAQAKIEPGFTELVWQKLEEENEEFFKAYYARLVLKQQIMQFNKLLDQQVQLMQLHSSAVASLPMSNGSHIPAVTSLPNSNGSHIPAIPENPACYTSDRTQTSLKPENMQHAVDSRLSNVFNNGGSSLHTSMPAAVDMSVHGNRINGPASVLSAQSANMGLIQGMNGGGMIKSEPGYSGCSPYMFSTEGNVLETRPTIGGASVTSFTNVESNSHSLNEAVLDPDTSSFGFLGQIPRNFSLSDLTADFSQSSASYLTDILETYSRSPFLATDNENFLDRGEQVDNNRLDSISEGLSYEDFGSE, encoded by the exons ATGTCGAGTGGATCCGTGAGACGGGTTTCCCGTCAAGATATTCAGTTG GTGCAAAATCTCATAGAACGATGTCTACAACTGTATATGAGCCAGAAAGAAGTTGTGGAAACACTACTAGCTCAAGCAAAAATAGAGCCTGGTTTCACTGAACTAG TTTGGCAAAAgcttgaagaagaaaatgaagaattcTTCAAGGCTTATTATGCAAGGTTGGTTTTGAAGCAGCAAATAATGCAATTCAACAAATTGCTGGATCAGCAAGTGCAATTAATGCAGTTACACTCAAGTGCTGTTGCATCACTACCTATGTCTAACGGGTCACATATCCCTGCAGTGACATCACTACCTAACTCTAATGGGTCACATATCCCTGCAA TACCTGAGAATCCAGCATGCTACACTTCAGACCGAACCCAAACAAGTTTGAAGCCAGAAAATATGCAACATGCTGTTGATTCCAGATTATCTAATGTGTTTAATAATGGCGGTTCATCATTACATACAAGTATGCCTGCTGCAGTTGATATGTCTGTTCATGGCAATAGGATTAATGGCCCTGCTAGCGTGCTTTCTGCTCAAAGCGCAAACATGGGTCTGATACAAGGAATGAATGGTGGCGGAATGATCAAATCTGAGCCTGGATATTCTGGTTGTTCTCCTTATATGTTTAGTACTGAAGGAAATGTCCTGGAGACACGCCCAACTATTGGTGGTGCTTCAGTTACGTCATTCACTAATGTCGAGTCCAACTCACATTCTCTGAATGAGGCAGTCCTAGATCCAGACACTTCTTCATTTGGATTTCTGGGGCAGATTCCCAGAAATTTTAGCCTTTCAGATCTGACTGCTGATTTTTCTCAGAGTTCTG CTTCTTATTTGACAGATATACTGGAGACCTATTCTAGGTCACCCTTCCTAGCTACGGATAATGAGAACTTCCTTGACAGAGGAGAACAAG TAGACAACAATAGGCTGGACTCCATATCAGAAGGCTTGAGTTATGAAGACTTTGGGAGTGAGTGA
- the LOC100787548 gene encoding uncharacterized protein isoform X4: MSSGSVRRVSRQDIQLVQNLIERCLQLYMSQKEVVETLLAQAKIEPGFTELVWQKLEEENEEFFKAYYARLVLKQQIMQFNKLLDQQVQLMQLHSSAVASLPMSNGSHIPAVTSLPNSNGSHIPAIPENPACYTSDRTQTSLKPENMQHAVDSRLSNVFNNGGSSLHTSMPAAVDMSVHGNRINGPASVLSAQSANMGLIQGMNGGGMIKSEPGYSGCSPYMFSTEGNVLETRPTIGGASVTSFTNVESNSHSLNEAVLDPDTSSFGFLGQIPRNFSLSDLTADFSQSSDILETYSRSPFLATDNENFLDRGEQDNNRLDSISEGLSYEDFGSE; the protein is encoded by the exons ATGTCGAGTGGATCCGTGAGACGGGTTTCCCGTCAAGATATTCAGTTG GTGCAAAATCTCATAGAACGATGTCTACAACTGTATATGAGCCAGAAAGAAGTTGTGGAAACACTACTAGCTCAAGCAAAAATAGAGCCTGGTTTCACTGAACTAG TTTGGCAAAAgcttgaagaagaaaatgaagaattcTTCAAGGCTTATTATGCAAGGTTGGTTTTGAAGCAGCAAATAATGCAATTCAACAAATTGCTGGATCAGCAAGTGCAATTAATGCAGTTACACTCAAGTGCTGTTGCATCACTACCTATGTCTAACGGGTCACATATCCCTGCAGTGACATCACTACCTAACTCTAATGGGTCACATATCCCTGCAA TACCTGAGAATCCAGCATGCTACACTTCAGACCGAACCCAAACAAGTTTGAAGCCAGAAAATATGCAACATGCTGTTGATTCCAGATTATCTAATGTGTTTAATAATGGCGGTTCATCATTACATACAAGTATGCCTGCTGCAGTTGATATGTCTGTTCATGGCAATAGGATTAATGGCCCTGCTAGCGTGCTTTCTGCTCAAAGCGCAAACATGGGTCTGATACAAGGAATGAATGGTGGCGGAATGATCAAATCTGAGCCTGGATATTCTGGTTGTTCTCCTTATATGTTTAGTACTGAAGGAAATGTCCTGGAGACACGCCCAACTATTGGTGGTGCTTCAGTTACGTCATTCACTAATGTCGAGTCCAACTCACATTCTCTGAATGAGGCAGTCCTAGATCCAGACACTTCTTCATTTGGATTTCTGGGGCAGATTCCCAGAAATTTTAGCCTTTCAGATCTGACTGCTGATTTTTCTCAGAGTTCTG ATATACTGGAGACCTATTCTAGGTCACCCTTCCTAGCTACGGATAATGAGAACTTCCTTGACAGAGGAGAACAAG ACAACAATAGGCTGGACTCCATATCAGAAGGCTTGAGTTATGAAGACTTTGGGAGTGAGTGA
- the LOC100787548 gene encoding uncharacterized protein isoform X2, producing the protein MSSGSVRRVSRQDIQLVQNLIERCLQLYMSQKEVVETLLAQAKIEPGFTELVWQKLEEENEEFFKAYYARLVLKQQIMQFNKLLDQQVQLMQLHSSAVASLPMSNGSHIPAVTSLPNSNGSHIPAIPENPACYTSDRTQTSLKPENMQHAVDSRLSNVFNNGGSSLHTSMPAAVDMSVHGNRINGPASVLSAQSANMGLIQGMNGGGMIKSEPGYSGCSPYMFSTEGNVLETRPTIGGASVTSFTNVESNSHSLNEAVLDPDTSSFGFLGQIPRNFSLSDLTADFSQSSASYLTDILETYSRSPFLATDNENFLDRGEQDNNRLDSISEGLSYEDFGSE; encoded by the exons ATGTCGAGTGGATCCGTGAGACGGGTTTCCCGTCAAGATATTCAGTTG GTGCAAAATCTCATAGAACGATGTCTACAACTGTATATGAGCCAGAAAGAAGTTGTGGAAACACTACTAGCTCAAGCAAAAATAGAGCCTGGTTTCACTGAACTAG TTTGGCAAAAgcttgaagaagaaaatgaagaattcTTCAAGGCTTATTATGCAAGGTTGGTTTTGAAGCAGCAAATAATGCAATTCAACAAATTGCTGGATCAGCAAGTGCAATTAATGCAGTTACACTCAAGTGCTGTTGCATCACTACCTATGTCTAACGGGTCACATATCCCTGCAGTGACATCACTACCTAACTCTAATGGGTCACATATCCCTGCAA TACCTGAGAATCCAGCATGCTACACTTCAGACCGAACCCAAACAAGTTTGAAGCCAGAAAATATGCAACATGCTGTTGATTCCAGATTATCTAATGTGTTTAATAATGGCGGTTCATCATTACATACAAGTATGCCTGCTGCAGTTGATATGTCTGTTCATGGCAATAGGATTAATGGCCCTGCTAGCGTGCTTTCTGCTCAAAGCGCAAACATGGGTCTGATACAAGGAATGAATGGTGGCGGAATGATCAAATCTGAGCCTGGATATTCTGGTTGTTCTCCTTATATGTTTAGTACTGAAGGAAATGTCCTGGAGACACGCCCAACTATTGGTGGTGCTTCAGTTACGTCATTCACTAATGTCGAGTCCAACTCACATTCTCTGAATGAGGCAGTCCTAGATCCAGACACTTCTTCATTTGGATTTCTGGGGCAGATTCCCAGAAATTTTAGCCTTTCAGATCTGACTGCTGATTTTTCTCAGAGTTCTG CTTCTTATTTGACAGATATACTGGAGACCTATTCTAGGTCACCCTTCCTAGCTACGGATAATGAGAACTTCCTTGACAGAGGAGAACAAG ACAACAATAGGCTGGACTCCATATCAGAAGGCTTGAGTTATGAAGACTTTGGGAGTGAGTGA